In the Colwellia sp. 20A7 genome, one interval contains:
- the urtA gene encoding urea ABC transporter substrate-binding protein, whose protein sequence is MKFKKLILASSIIASSLVAQVTMAADTIKVGVLHSLSGTMAISETTLKDTVLMMIEEQNKAGGLLGKKLEAVVVDPASNWPLFAEKSRELLAKDKVDVIFGCWTSVSRKSALPVLEELNGLLFYPVQYEGEESSKNVFYTGAAPNQQAIPAVEYLMDEIGATRWVLAGTDYVYPRTTNKILEAYLKSKGVKDEDIMISYTPFGHSDWQGIVSDIKKFGSEGKKTAVVSTINGDANIPFYKELGNQGISAEDIPVVAFSVGEEELSGFDAKPLVGHLAAWNYFQSVETDENEEFIAKWKKYIGDDKRVTNDPMEATYIGFKMWAKAVEKVGTTDVDAVEQGLIGIAVPNLTGGIAVMNANHHLSKPVLIGEIQEDGQFEVVSETPGTVIGDAWSDFLPSSKNLISDWTAPVKCGNFDVTTAKCSGQSF, encoded by the coding sequence ATGAAATTTAAAAAGCTGATTTTAGCCAGTTCAATTATAGCGAGTAGTTTAGTTGCGCAGGTGACTATGGCTGCAGATACCATCAAAGTTGGTGTATTACATTCACTTTCAGGCACGATGGCTATTTCTGAAACAACATTAAAAGATACCGTTTTAATGATGATTGAAGAGCAAAACAAAGCCGGTGGTTTATTAGGTAAAAAACTAGAAGCCGTTGTGGTTGATCCTGCTTCTAACTGGCCATTATTTGCAGAGAAATCACGTGAATTATTAGCGAAAGACAAAGTTGATGTTATTTTTGGTTGTTGGACATCAGTTTCTCGTAAGTCGGCATTACCGGTACTTGAAGAGTTAAACGGTTTGTTATTTTACCCGGTGCAATATGAAGGTGAAGAATCATCTAAAAATGTATTTTATACCGGTGCTGCGCCGAATCAACAAGCGATCCCTGCGGTTGAGTATTTAATGGATGAAATTGGTGCAACGCGTTGGGTGTTAGCGGGTACCGATTATGTTTACCCACGTACAACGAATAAAATTTTAGAAGCATATTTAAAGTCTAAAGGCGTTAAAGACGAAGATATTATGATCAGTTATACACCATTTGGTCATTCTGATTGGCAAGGTATTGTATCAGATATCAAAAAATTTGGCTCTGAAGGTAAGAAAACAGCGGTTGTTTCAACTATTAATGGGGATGCAAATATTCCTTTCTATAAAGAACTAGGTAACCAAGGTATTTCTGCTGAAGATATTCCTGTTGTTGCTTTCTCTGTTGGCGAAGAAGAGCTTTCTGGTTTTGATGCTAAACCACTTGTTGGTCACTTAGCTGCTTGGAATTACTTCCAAAGCGTTGAAACTGATGAAAATGAAGAGTTTATTGCTAAATGGAAAAAATATATTGGTGATGACAAACGTGTCACTAATGACCCTATGGAAGCGACTTATATCGGTTTTAAAATGTGGGCAAAAGCAGTAGAGAAAGTAGGTACTACTGACGTAGATGCTGTTGAGCAAGGTTTAATTGGTATTGCTGTACCTAACTTAACGGGTGGTATTGCGGTAATGAATGCGAATCATCATTTATCTAAGCCGGTACTTATTGGCGAAATTCAAGAAGACGGTCAGTTTGAAGTGGTTTCAGAAACACCGGGTACTGTTATTGGTGATGCATGGTCAGACTTCTTACCAAGTTCAAAAAACTTGATTTCAGATTGGACAGCACCAGTAAAATGCGGAAATTTTGATGTAACAACCGCTAAATGTTCAGGACAAAGTTTCTAA
- a CDS encoding porin, producing the protein MKLLTKLTPLAAILLLSFGATSVQAEEKKDPLSISGFIDMSYYATDTDGGESTHDAGLDQVEINVGYDFGNKLTANVDIEYQNADEGVDLEQAFITYALTDNFSVKAGRFLSYSGWETEEPTGLFQYSGTGYAKYFYGYYQQGVSGLYSGDKFAVAVSVVNDLAGPDSTDSEHPGIETMLALMPTDEITIKGFYSKDGDVELINTWASYSKDALTLAVEYNTAEDSAFEGSDASGYLVMANYTITEKFGLTLRYNDWEIEDESGAMFEDATGITISPSYVVNDNLLMVFEYRMDEVNDVDVNSFAVEALITF; encoded by the coding sequence ATGAAATTACTTACTAAATTAACACCCTTAGCTGCGATATTACTACTTTCATTTGGCGCTACATCAGTGCAAGCAGAAGAGAAGAAAGATCCATTAAGCATCAGTGGTTTCATTGATATGTCTTATTACGCTACTGATACAGATGGTGGCGAGTCAACGCATGATGCAGGCCTTGATCAAGTAGAAATTAATGTTGGTTATGATTTTGGCAACAAGTTAACCGCTAATGTCGATATTGAGTATCAAAACGCGGATGAAGGTGTTGACCTTGAACAAGCGTTTATCACGTACGCGCTGACCGATAACTTTAGTGTTAAAGCCGGTCGTTTCTTAAGTTATTCAGGTTGGGAAACAGAAGAGCCTACTGGTTTGTTCCAATACTCTGGTACTGGCTATGCCAAATATTTTTATGGGTATTATCAACAAGGGGTTTCAGGTCTTTATAGCGGCGATAAATTTGCTGTAGCTGTGTCGGTTGTAAATGATTTAGCCGGCCCGGACTCAACTGATTCAGAACATCCAGGTATTGAAACTATGCTGGCGTTAATGCCAACAGATGAAATTACTATTAAAGGTTTTTATTCAAAAGATGGTGATGTTGAATTAATTAACACCTGGGCAAGTTATTCAAAAGACGCGTTAACTTTGGCTGTGGAATATAACACTGCTGAAGACAGTGCATTTGAAGGTAGTGACGCAAGTGGTTATTTAGTGATGGCTAACTATACCATAACTGAGAAATTTGGCTTAACACTGCGTTACAACGACTGGGAAATTGAAGACGAGAGTGGCGCAATGTTTGAAGACGCAACTGGTATCACAATTTCACCAAGCTATGTAGTAAACGACAACTTATTGATGGTGTTTGAATACCGTATGGATGAAGTGAACGATGTTGATGTGAACTCATTCGCTGTTGAAGCACTGATTACTTTTTAG
- a CDS encoding ATP-binding protein, with amino-acid sequence MQSNQKILPTRRIYNKLVANEMMEDFALRFTARRARRWSLSRIAITALGIVSFLVLEAIGGAITLNYGFTNSVWAILAVVLVIFFTGLPISYYAAKYGVDIDLLSRGAGFGYIGSTIASLIYASFTFIFFALEAAVMAMALKISLGIPLSIGYIISAVVVIPLVTHGIAYISRFQVWTQPLWVVLQCLPLYFVFSHEDSQLQGWFNFNGLAGEQGGSFDILLFGAASAVLLALVAQIGEQVDFLRFLPEKPKKNTWRWWCALIAAGPGWIIFGALKLLLGSFLAYLALQQGIPADVASDPAHMYQLAFGYVFDNVDLVILFSCSFVIISQLKINVANAYAGSLAWSNFFSRVTHNHPGRVVWMVFNVAIALLLMELGIYQTIESMLSVYSVLVLAWLNSVVADLVINKPLGISPKHIEFKRSHLYDINPVGVGSMLIASVVGFTAHFGWYGETVKALASFIACGLPFITVPLIGWLTKGKFYLIDENRDEITSITQCHICENSFDQEDMTFCPAYGKAICSLCCSLDVRCGDQCRTEATLSKQSYRLFKRFFSDALLSKLSTPLVHFIAVTIALSCIGAAIIFLIYVQLPMENNEIRAVFANTLIKIFFVLVIIIGVVSWLFILARSSNVLAMRELRSQTKALADESNAHEKTALALQDAKEIAEAANNAKSRYLAGLSHELRTPLNVLLGYAQLLSQDQELPARQRETLAIVKRNGEHLADLIEGLLEISKIEAGRVTLQRDEFNLKAILQQLVDMFQMQASQKGIKFHYITQESVPDYVAADKQRFRQILINLISNAIKYTTQGSITFEVSYRSQVASFSITDTGSGISQENQELIFKPFEQVRNSHSQAVGGTGLGLTISRSLAELMGGEITLASTLGQGSTFTFRLMLSSISRKQSEPEYAKTKAIGYDGSRQHILVVDDNKNQRRLMHDLLSPLGFTFFSAADANEGFDILEKNHIDLILLDVQMPVVNGWTMLKQLRERMYLMPIIMVSANARDAEFNLQAEGYHNDYIAKPLNFDTLLGKIGIFLELNWQYQNIQSEKKLTENAKYGTKPLAKESEYQALIAMAEIGYLSGFKEKLLELKEHYYLPAVVDIQLKEYLELCNFPAIIQYLNELKHE; translated from the coding sequence ATGCAGTCGAATCAAAAAATATTACCAACACGAAGAATCTACAATAAGCTTGTTGCGAACGAGATGATGGAAGATTTTGCTTTGCGCTTTACCGCAAGGCGAGCAAGACGATGGTCACTCAGTAGAATTGCTATCACCGCACTTGGTATTGTTTCTTTTCTGGTTTTAGAAGCTATTGGAGGCGCGATCACACTGAACTATGGTTTTACCAACTCAGTATGGGCTATTCTGGCGGTCGTATTGGTTATTTTCTTTACCGGTTTACCGATCAGCTATTACGCCGCTAAATATGGAGTTGATATCGACTTACTCAGTCGAGGTGCGGGGTTTGGTTATATTGGTTCAACCATCGCTTCCTTAATTTATGCGTCCTTTACGTTTATATTTTTTGCACTCGAAGCTGCCGTAATGGCGATGGCACTAAAAATTTCACTTGGCATTCCCCTCAGTATTGGCTATATCATCAGTGCAGTAGTGGTCATTCCGTTAGTCACACATGGCATTGCCTATATCAGTCGTTTTCAAGTATGGACCCAGCCATTATGGGTTGTTCTGCAATGCTTACCTTTGTATTTTGTCTTCAGCCATGAAGATAGCCAACTGCAAGGCTGGTTTAACTTTAACGGGTTAGCGGGAGAGCAAGGCGGATCTTTTGATATTTTACTTTTTGGTGCCGCCTCTGCAGTATTACTTGCGTTAGTTGCGCAAATTGGTGAACAAGTCGATTTTTTACGTTTTTTGCCTGAAAAACCTAAAAAGAATACTTGGCGCTGGTGGTGCGCTCTTATTGCCGCGGGGCCTGGCTGGATTATATTTGGTGCCTTAAAATTATTACTTGGTTCATTTTTGGCTTATCTTGCTTTACAACAAGGTATTCCCGCAGATGTGGCTAGTGACCCTGCTCACATGTATCAACTAGCCTTTGGTTATGTTTTTGATAATGTAGACTTAGTTATTCTTTTTTCTTGTTCTTTTGTCATCATTTCACAATTAAAGATTAATGTGGCTAATGCTTATGCAGGCTCCTTAGCTTGGTCTAATTTTTTCTCCCGTGTCACACATAACCACCCTGGTCGTGTTGTATGGATGGTTTTTAATGTTGCTATTGCCTTATTACTGATGGAGTTAGGCATTTACCAAACCATTGAAAGTATGCTGTCAGTGTATTCAGTATTAGTCTTGGCTTGGCTCAATTCTGTGGTAGCAGACTTAGTTATTAATAAACCTTTAGGCATAAGCCCCAAACATATCGAATTTAAACGCTCACATTTATACGACATTAATCCTGTTGGCGTTGGTTCAATGTTAATAGCGTCAGTAGTTGGTTTTACTGCACATTTTGGCTGGTATGGTGAAACAGTAAAAGCACTCGCTTCGTTTATTGCTTGTGGCTTACCCTTTATCACAGTGCCATTGATAGGTTGGTTAACTAAAGGTAAATTCTATTTAATTGATGAGAACAGAGACGAAATAACCAGTATTACCCAATGCCATATTTGTGAAAATAGTTTTGATCAAGAAGACATGACTTTTTGCCCTGCCTACGGCAAAGCCATTTGTTCTTTATGTTGCTCTTTAGATGTACGCTGTGGCGACCAATGCCGCACAGAAGCAACATTATCTAAACAGTCTTATCGTTTATTTAAACGTTTTTTTAGTGATGCCTTATTAAGTAAACTGTCGACCCCATTAGTACATTTTATTGCCGTCACCATTGCCCTGAGTTGTATTGGCGCAGCTATTATTTTTCTTATTTATGTCCAACTGCCCATGGAAAACAATGAAATTAGAGCTGTTTTTGCCAATACCCTGATTAAAATATTTTTTGTCTTGGTTATTATTATCGGCGTAGTCAGTTGGCTATTTATACTAGCCCGTAGCAGTAATGTTTTAGCGATGCGAGAATTACGCTCGCAAACCAAAGCATTAGCTGATGAATCGAACGCCCATGAAAAAACAGCGTTAGCACTGCAAGACGCCAAAGAAATAGCTGAAGCCGCCAACAATGCTAAAAGTCGTTATCTTGCCGGCTTAAGCCATGAATTAAGAACACCATTAAATGTGTTATTAGGTTATGCCCAATTATTAAGTCAAGATCAGGAGCTTCCTGCAAGGCAGCGCGAAACATTAGCGATTGTAAAGCGTAATGGGGAACATTTAGCGGATTTAATTGAAGGGCTATTAGAAATATCTAAAATTGAAGCAGGTCGAGTTACGCTGCAACGAGATGAATTTAACTTGAAGGCTATTTTGCAACAATTAGTTGATATGTTTCAAATGCAAGCAAGCCAAAAAGGCATCAAATTCCATTATATTACCCAAGAGTCCGTACCCGATTATGTCGCAGCAGATAAACAACGTTTTCGCCAAATTCTAATTAATTTAATTTCTAATGCGATTAAATATACCACGCAAGGTTCAATAACGTTTGAAGTAAGTTACCGCAGTCAGGTGGCCAGTTTTAGTATCACCGACACAGGATCTGGCATCTCTCAAGAGAATCAAGAATTGATATTTAAACCGTTCGAGCAGGTACGAAATTCTCATTCACAAGCCGTTGGCGGTACAGGCTTAGGCTTAACCATTTCACGCTCACTCGCGGAGTTAATGGGCGGAGAAATAACCTTAGCGAGTACTTTAGGGCAAGGTTCAACCTTTACATTTCGCTTAATGCTATCATCAATTAGTCGAAAACAAAGTGAACCCGAATATGCTAAAACTAAGGCTATTGGCTACGATGGCAGTCGGCAACACATTTTAGTGGTTGATGACAATAAAAACCAACGACGCTTAATGCACGACTTATTATCGCCTCTAGGTTTTACTTTTTTTAGCGCTGCTGATGCGAATGAAGGCTTTGATATATTAGAAAAAAATCATATTGATTTAATTTTACTTGATGTACAAATGCCAGTCGTTAATGGCTGGACAATGTTAAAACAATTACGCGAAAGAATGTATTTAATGCCAATTATTATGGTATCGGCTAATGCCAGAGACGCCGAATTTAACTTGCAGGCAGAAGGCTATCATAATGATTACATTGCCAAACCCTTAAATTTTGATACCTTATTAGGAAAAATAGGCATATTTTTAGAGTTAAATTGGCAATATCAAAATATCCAGTCAGAAAAAAAGTTAACTGAAAATGCTAAATACGGCACTAAACCTTTAGCAAAAGAATCAGAGTATCAAGCATTAATCGCTATGGCCGAAATTGGATATTTATCAGGCTTTAAAGAAAAACTGTTAGAATTAAAAGAACACTATTATTTGCCTGCCGTGGTCGACATACAATTAAAAGAGTATCTTGAGCTATGTAATTTCCCTGCAATTATTCAATATTTAAATGAGTTAAAACATGAGTAG
- a CDS encoding response regulator transcription factor yields the protein MSSKISDIVLVVDDSPESLGMLNAALNTQGYTALVALNGVQALAIIDKVEPDVILLDAVMPEMDGFETCRRLKKLLPHTPIIFMTGLTDIEDVVKGFEAGGIDYVTKPISPDEVIARIKTHVQTAKQALSAQNALDHAGKNVFCVSKQGRLSWATPYVHEFIDQISTIDNSPWATLAPMIEAWLSSDHQKNLVIKNFSEAVTIFYERQQDEMHLLSIVKTKQDKSPVDLQQALPVTKRESEVLYWVSYGKTSWEISQILTMSPRTVNKHLEQIYKKLGVENRTSAAAISIRILEAE from the coding sequence ATGAGTAGTAAAATTAGCGATATTGTACTGGTAGTCGATGATTCGCCTGAATCGTTAGGTATGCTAAATGCTGCCTTAAATACCCAGGGTTATACCGCGTTAGTGGCATTAAACGGCGTTCAGGCATTAGCTATTATTGATAAAGTAGAGCCCGACGTTATTCTATTAGACGCGGTAATGCCCGAAATGGATGGTTTCGAAACGTGTAGAAGGCTAAAAAAATTACTGCCTCATACGCCTATTATTTTTATGACTGGCCTTACTGATATTGAAGATGTTGTTAAAGGGTTTGAAGCTGGCGGTATTGATTATGTTACTAAGCCGATATCTCCCGACGAAGTGATTGCCCGTATAAAAACACACGTACAAACGGCGAAACAAGCTTTAAGTGCGCAAAACGCTTTAGATCATGCAGGTAAAAATGTTTTTTGTGTGAGCAAACAAGGTAGATTGTCTTGGGCTACACCCTATGTTCATGAGTTTATTGACCAAATATCAACTATTGATAACAGCCCATGGGCAACATTAGCACCTATGATTGAAGCATGGTTATCTAGTGATCATCAGAAAAATTTAGTTATTAAAAACTTTAGTGAAGCGGTAACTATTTTTTATGAACGTCAACAAGACGAGATGCACTTATTAAGCATAGTTAAAACGAAACAAGACAAGTCTCCCGTCGATTTACAACAAGCACTCCCCGTTACTAAACGTGAATCTGAAGTTTTATATTGGGTTTCATATGGTAAAACGAGTTGGGAAATATCTCAAATTTTAACAATGAGCCCCAGGACAGTAAATAAACATCTGGAGCAAATTTATAAAAAGTTAGGCGTTGAAAACCGCACATCTGCGGCAGCAATATCTATTCGTATTCTAGAAGCAGAATAA
- a CDS encoding YHYH protein — protein MRKIYITQSFARKAVTLCVPVVSSLLLFGCGSSDSQNETEELTEVVVEDDNEPGNYLVDTTRFEASLTESVTEVACTLSNGEESTCYSITVSGFPSDRTVLGPFCPESTSTEAADAGKWFDDGVLYDLTGEFITNLDVFYGDSTWQLYNEDTGEVNITDTQIACEAAARPDVAEEYNNFCVQCEISYYSGDDGEGISSTFLIPTTPVPRDSPSSVGRDSIGVAFNGVTLDAAAPTEAILGAYTIAAFDDCVGHVNPFAGYHYHGANHGEGSCPAVAFEADGHGGAFGYALDGYAIHTMLDENNEEESDLDSCRGHSDDVRGYHYHAAGPGENLFIGCFNGETAL, from the coding sequence ATGCGTAAAATTTATATAACCCAATCTTTTGCAAGAAAAGCAGTTACCTTGTGTGTTCCTGTCGTTAGTAGTTTATTGCTTTTTGGCTGCGGTAGTAGTGATTCACAAAATGAAACTGAAGAATTAACGGAAGTTGTGGTTGAGGATGATAATGAGCCAGGTAATTATTTAGTTGATACCACAAGGTTTGAAGCATCGTTAACTGAATCGGTAACCGAAGTAGCCTGTACGTTATCAAACGGTGAGGAATCGACTTGTTACTCTATTACGGTGAGTGGCTTTCCTTCAGATAGAACGGTACTGGGTCCATTTTGTCCAGAATCGACTTCCACGGAAGCAGCTGATGCTGGCAAATGGTTTGATGATGGTGTGTTATATGATCTTACTGGCGAGTTTATTACTAATTTAGATGTTTTTTACGGTGATAGTACTTGGCAGTTATACAATGAAGACACTGGTGAAGTTAATATTACCGATACACAAATAGCATGCGAAGCGGCAGCAAGACCTGATGTCGCTGAAGAATATAATAACTTTTGTGTGCAATGTGAAATTAGTTATTACAGCGGTGATGATGGTGAAGGAATTTCGTCGACCTTTTTAATTCCAACAACACCTGTGCCACGAGATAGTCCTTCATCAGTCGGTCGAGATAGTATTGGTGTAGCATTTAATGGCGTAACCTTAGATGCTGCTGCGCCAACGGAAGCTATTTTAGGGGCTTACACTATTGCTGCATTTGACGATTGCGTTGGTCATGTAAATCCATTTGCGGGTTACCATTACCATGGTGCAAATCACGGTGAAGGATCTTGCCCTGCGGTTGCCTTTGAAGCTGACGGTCATGGTGGCGCTTTTGGGTATGCACTTGATGGTTACGCAATCCATACAATGTTAGATGAAAATAATGAAGAAGAGAGTGATTTAGACTCTTGTCGCGGACATAGCGATGATGTTCGTGGTTATCATTATCATGCTGCCGGTCCTGGAGAGAATTTATTTATCGGTTGCTTCAACGGGGAGACTGCACTGTGA
- a CDS encoding REP-associated tyrosine transposase has translation MPRTNLIKGRTSLKHHVYHITTCTENRKPFFHNFQCARLLINEMKGLTNQHEVKSITWVIMPDHLHWLFQLTSDKSLSKMIQTLKGRSSRAINKHSNKIKFSWQRGFHDHAIRTEESLIAVSRYIVANPLRAGLVENVGDYPLWDSVYLDGDE, from the coding sequence ATGCCACGTACTAATCTTATTAAAGGTAGAACATCTCTTAAACATCATGTCTACCACATCACAACATGCACAGAAAATCGCAAACCATTCTTTCATAACTTTCAATGCGCTCGTTTGTTAATTAATGAAATGAAAGGCCTAACTAACCAACATGAAGTTAAATCCATTACCTGGGTGATCATGCCAGACCATTTACATTGGTTATTTCAGCTAACGTCAGATAAGAGTTTGTCAAAAATGATTCAAACATTAAAAGGTCGTAGTTCTAGAGCTATTAATAAACACAGCAACAAAATAAAATTTTCATGGCAACGCGGTTTTCATGATCATGCCATTAGAACAGAGGAAAGTTTAATAGCGGTATCACGATATATTGTCGCCAATCCATTACGCGCAGGTTTAGTAGAAAATGTGGGAGATTATCCGTTATGGGATTCAGTATATTTGGATGGCGATGAATAA
- a CDS encoding YbaB/EbfC family nucleoid-associated protein, which yields MMKGGMGNLMKQAQQMQEKMQKAQEELAKMEVVGESGAGMVKVTMTGSHSVRKVELDDSLMEDDKDLIEDLLAAAVNDAVRRVEEQNKDKMGSLTGGMQLPPGMKMPF from the coding sequence ATGATGAAAGGCGGTATGGGCAATTTGATGAAGCAAGCCCAACAAATGCAAGAAAAAATGCAAAAAGCTCAAGAAGAACTGGCCAAAATGGAAGTGGTAGGTGAATCTGGTGCAGGTATGGTTAAAGTTACTATGACTGGTAGCCACAGCGTACGTAAAGTTGAGCTTGATGATAGCTTAATGGAAGATGATAAAGATCTTATTGAAGATCTACTTGCTGCTGCAGTAAATGATGCTGTACGCCGTGTAGAAGAACAAAATAAAGATAAAATGGGCTCATTAACTGGCGGTATGCAATTACCACCAGGGATGAAAATGCCGTTTTAG
- the dnaX gene encoding DNA polymerase III subunit gamma/tau: protein MSYQVLARKWRPKCFEELVGQEHVVTVLVNALLQQRLHHAYLFTGTRGVGKTTIARIFAKSLNCETGITATPCGKCDTCLEIDQGRFVDLLEIDAASKTKVDDTREILDNVQYAPTRGRYKVYLIDEVHMLSRNSFNALLKTLEEPPEHVKFILATTDPQKLPVTVLSRCLQFHLKALTVKQIESKLTEILGYENVTHASGTLTLLAKAARGSMRDSLSLTDQAIAQGQGNITLPNIQEMLGGLDQNWVYKIVIALLKQDGVSLMALSQEIASYAPSYSRLYAELIQLFHQIAILQIVDQHFDLPTEHAQLLKKFSQSMSAEDVQLFYQICVNGRKDLPYASDEQAAFDMTLLRLFAFKPMQKESLPPIEASALNQTAPVSDIKSLDDAFMETSSSDEQALAQQMHDIEQQAVDIQQAEPIPFSSQADEVPHVAEDNSYVPQGEASPDLATQNFVPQGIVEEIAPTQENNFSGQEQKQEHEHEQEKQHQKPAIQEQTLNERPIHPEPMHADPTNTSTAPIKADDTSAFNSPVSSVLATRNMLRSRKKQLDKQGKKSDGAIARQVDIGNQSTLNKGSENTGSAKADVEKIALPKPAEPYQAESIDPATIRKANQVDQWAHMIDSMELTARLRQLAIHATIDENSTDNNLILCLNQATKHLYTDTAQQQLQQSISQFLSRNIQVTINIVEQTVADPYQIQSHINDKRYDYAKDLLRKDELVQGLVQHFQATLDEDSITPI from the coding sequence ATGAGTTATCAAGTTTTAGCAAGAAAATGGCGTCCCAAGTGTTTTGAAGAGCTTGTAGGGCAAGAACATGTAGTTACTGTACTTGTTAATGCTTTACTGCAACAACGTTTACATCATGCGTATTTATTTACGGGAACACGAGGTGTGGGTAAAACCACAATCGCCAGAATTTTTGCTAAAAGCTTGAACTGTGAAACAGGTATTACAGCCACACCATGTGGAAAATGTGATACCTGTTTGGAAATAGATCAAGGTAGATTTGTTGATTTACTTGAAATTGATGCAGCCTCAAAAACTAAGGTAGATGACACTAGAGAAATTCTAGATAACGTGCAGTATGCGCCAACACGTGGTCGCTATAAAGTCTACCTTATTGATGAAGTGCATATGTTGTCGCGTAATAGCTTTAATGCGTTATTGAAAACGTTAGAAGAGCCGCCTGAACATGTAAAATTTATTTTAGCGACTACCGATCCGCAAAAATTGCCGGTTACTGTGTTATCTCGTTGTTTACAGTTTCATTTAAAAGCGCTAACGGTTAAGCAAATTGAAAGTAAACTGACCGAAATATTAGGCTATGAAAACGTTACCCATGCTAGTGGTACATTAACCTTACTGGCTAAAGCTGCCAGAGGCAGTATGCGTGACTCTTTAAGTTTAACTGACCAAGCGATAGCGCAAGGTCAGGGCAATATAACGTTGCCTAATATTCAAGAAATGTTAGGTGGATTAGATCAAAATTGGGTGTATAAAATTGTTATTGCGTTATTAAAACAAGACGGGGTAAGTTTAATGGCGTTATCCCAAGAAATAGCAAGTTATGCGCCTAGTTATAGCCGTTTATACGCTGAGCTTATACAGCTTTTCCATCAAATAGCGATATTACAAATTGTTGATCAACATTTTGATTTACCTACAGAACACGCACAATTACTGAAAAAATTTAGTCAGTCGATGTCCGCAGAAGATGTGCAACTTTTTTATCAAATTTGTGTTAATGGCCGTAAAGATTTGCCTTATGCATCAGATGAACAAGCAGCGTTTGATATGACGTTACTGCGTTTATTTGCGTTTAAACCAATGCAGAAAGAGTCGTTACCGCCAATAGAAGCGAGTGCACTTAATCAAACTGCTCCTGTATCTGACATCAAGAGTTTAGATGATGCGTTTATGGAAACGTCTTCAAGTGATGAGCAAGCTTTAGCACAACAAATGCATGATATAGAGCAACAGGCGGTTGATATTCAACAAGCTGAGCCAATACCATTTTCAAGTCAAGCAGATGAAGTGCCTCATGTTGCAGAAGATAATAGCTATGTTCCACAAGGTGAAGCGTCACCAGATTTAGCCACGCAAAACTTTGTACCGCAAGGTATCGTAGAAGAAATAGCACCGACGCAAGAAAATAATTTTTCTGGACAAGAACAAAAACAAGAACATGAACATGAACAAGAAAAACAACATCAGAAGCCCGCGATTCAAGAGCAAACTCTTAATGAGCGACCTATACACCCAGAGCCCATGCACGCAGATCCTACGAATACATCAACTGCACCAATAAAAGCAGATGATACATCTGCATTTAATAGCCCGGTAAGCTCAGTGTTAGCGACTCGTAATATGTTACGCAGCCGAAAAAAACAATTGGATAAGCAGGGAAAAAAGTCTGATGGCGCCATAGCGCGTCAAGTTGATATCGGTAATCAAAGTACATTAAACAAAGGCTCAGAAAATACAGGTTCAGCAAAGGCTGATGTTGAAAAAATAGCGCTACCTAAACCTGCCGAGCCATATCAAGCGGAAAGTATTGACCCTGCAACTATTCGTAAAGCGAATCAAGTTGATCAATGGGCACATATGATTGATTCAATGGAGCTTACTGCGCGTTTAAGGCAGTTAGCAATTCATGCAACTATTGATGAGAATTCGACAGACAACAATTTAATTTTATGCTTAAATCAAGCGACAAAACATTTATACACTGACACAGCGCAACAGCAACTACAACAAAGTATCAGTCAGTTTTTATCACGCAATATACAAGTAACTATTAATATAGTTGAGCAAACCGTTGCTGATCCTTATCAAATTCAGTCACATATAAATGATAAACGTTATGATTATGCAAAAGACTTATTGAGAAAAGATGAATTGGTACAAGGCTTAGTACAACACTTTCAAGCGACCTTGGATGAAGATAGTATTACGCCAATTTGA